One Erysipelothrix amsterdamensis DNA window includes the following coding sequences:
- the trmFO gene encoding methylenetetrahydrofolate--tRNA-(uracil(54)-C(5))-methyltransferase (FADH(2)-oxidizing) TrmFO, with the protein MKQPQVRVIGAGLAGSEAAYQLAKRGFVVELVEMRPVKMTAAHVTEHFAELVCSNSFRSDDLNNAVGLLKEEMRRFDSIIMKSADEHRLPAGSALAVDRVGFSEKVSEKISKMDNIIISNLEMTELDDLPTIVATGPLTSDNFSKYLMNYLGQSEMYFYDAIAPIVSVDGINFDIAYRKSRYDKGDGQDYINCPMDRDQFEAFHRAILEAEEAPMRDFEDVKVFEGCMPVEVMARRGIKTMLFGPLKPVGLEKPDGTRPYAVVQLRQDNAAGSLYNLVGFQTRLKWGDQKRIIQMIPGLENAEIVRYGVMHRNTFIKSPLLLNHHYQSKTQPSLFFAGQVSGVEGYVESAASGLVAALNMAQFLKQEPLIDFPQETVMGSMAYYISHANPSQFQPMNANFGIVSNRLKDREAMSVRSLAHIDKFVSQFG; encoded by the coding sequence ATGAAACAACCTCAAGTTAGAGTAATAGGTGCAGGATTGGCAGGGAGCGAAGCTGCATACCAACTTGCAAAACGTGGATTTGTCGTAGAACTTGTGGAGATGCGTCCTGTTAAAATGACGGCTGCGCACGTTACGGAGCATTTCGCAGAACTTGTTTGTTCAAATTCATTTCGTTCTGATGATTTAAATAACGCCGTAGGACTTCTTAAAGAAGAAATGCGTCGATTTGATAGTATTATTATGAAATCGGCGGATGAGCATCGTTTGCCTGCGGGAAGTGCGTTAGCTGTAGACCGTGTTGGTTTTAGTGAGAAAGTATCGGAAAAAATTTCGAAAATGGATAACATCATCATATCAAATCTTGAAATGACCGAACTGGACGATTTACCAACAATCGTTGCGACCGGTCCATTAACATCTGATAATTTTTCGAAATACTTGATGAATTATCTTGGACAATCGGAGATGTATTTTTATGATGCGATTGCACCGATTGTATCGGTAGACGGTATTAATTTTGATATTGCGTATCGTAAATCACGTTACGATAAAGGGGATGGTCAAGATTATATTAACTGTCCAATGGATCGTGATCAATTTGAAGCATTCCATCGCGCTATTCTAGAAGCAGAAGAAGCACCCATGCGTGATTTTGAAGATGTTAAAGTTTTTGAAGGCTGTATGCCTGTTGAGGTAATGGCACGTCGTGGTATTAAAACAATGTTATTTGGTCCATTAAAACCCGTAGGTTTGGAAAAACCGGATGGCACGCGTCCATATGCAGTAGTCCAATTACGTCAAGATAACGCAGCAGGATCTCTATATAACTTAGTAGGATTTCAAACGCGTTTAAAATGGGGTGATCAAAAACGGATTATTCAAATGATTCCTGGTTTGGAAAATGCAGAAATCGTTCGTTATGGTGTGATGCATCGTAATACATTCATCAAATCGCCTTTACTTTTAAATCATCACTATCAATCAAAAACTCAGCCATCGCTTTTCTTTGCAGGACAAGTAAGTGGTGTGGAAGGGTATGTTGAATCGGCTGCAAGTGGACTTGTTGCGGCACTTAACATGGCACAATTCCTAAAACAAGAACCACTTATTGATTTTCCTCAAGAAACGGTAATGGGTTCAATGGCTTATTATATTTCACATGCAAATCCGTCACAGTTCCAACCTATGAATGCGAACTTTGGAATTGTATCGAATCGATTAAAAGATCGTGAAGCAATGTCTGTTCGAAGTCTTGCGCACATCGATAAATTTGTTTCTCAGTTTGGATAA
- the xerA gene encoding site-specific tyrosine recombinase/integron integrase codes for MKTEELVMDFMRHIAITNTSSEHTNVAYERDIRQFLDFIEGQAVHEVDRLMAYDYLNMLYDSNLSSSSVARKISTLRSFYKFLQINHGLTDNPFQQIKIKRQGRHLPHFLMFDEIETLLLSCDESVLGVRNQVMIELMYACGLRVSEVVDLQIHDLDLTERSLRVIGKGNKERQLFFYESLVPKLWSYLNLYRPQFPNVSDTEAVFLNQRGKPLTPRGIQHILEHQGKTAGLRMKLHPHMLRHSFATHLLDNGASLRVVQTLLGHESLSTTQIYTHVSMQKIKEVYDDAIEKIPLT; via the coding sequence ATGAAAACAGAAGAACTTGTTATGGATTTTATGCGTCATATTGCGATTACAAACACATCTTCAGAACATACCAATGTTGCCTATGAACGTGACATTCGTCAATTTCTCGACTTTATTGAAGGGCAAGCAGTTCATGAAGTAGATCGCTTGATGGCATATGATTACTTAAATATGCTTTATGATTCAAATCTTTCCAGTTCAAGTGTAGCGCGAAAAATTTCCACACTTCGTTCATTCTATAAATTTTTACAAATTAATCACGGACTAACTGATAATCCCTTCCAACAAATTAAAATTAAACGTCAAGGAAGACACCTACCACATTTCTTAATGTTTGATGAAATCGAAACTTTATTATTAAGTTGTGATGAGTCTGTTTTAGGTGTTCGTAATCAGGTCATGATTGAATTAATGTATGCTTGTGGTTTGCGTGTGAGCGAAGTTGTGGATTTACAAATTCATGATTTAGATCTCACCGAGCGCTCGCTGCGTGTAATTGGAAAAGGCAATAAAGAGCGTCAGCTTTTCTTTTATGAATCCCTTGTACCTAAACTTTGGTCCTATCTTAATCTCTATCGTCCTCAATTTCCGAATGTTTCGGATACTGAAGCTGTTTTTTTGAATCAAAGAGGCAAGCCGCTTACGCCACGAGGAATACAACACATTCTAGAGCACCAAGGTAAGACCGCAGGACTTCGAATGAAGTTACACCCGCATATGTTGCGTCACAGCTTTGCGACGCATTTATTGGACAATGGTGCGAGCTTGCGTGTGGTTCAGACATTGTTAGGTCATGAGTCACTGAGCACGACTCAAATCTATACGCATGTGAGTATGCAAAAAATTAAAGAAGTATATGATGATGCGATTGAAAAAATACCACTCACATAA
- a CDS encoding YceD family protein, whose amino-acid sequence MKFYRADLDRLKSPRLEIDEEIIIDQDLLKGFSLCTALREIFAVGHGYYDEHTSKLITDLTIEGIMTVPCAITLEPFDIEFSIPVGDVFSFEKLEDDEVGIEIEGEELDLDPYLLDSILAAVPLKAIHPDLKEYPEGEGWQVMTEEDYTKEKSQEIDPRLAKLKDFKFD is encoded by the coding sequence ATGAAATTTTATAGAGCTGATTTAGATCGGTTAAAATCACCACGTTTAGAAATAGACGAGGAAATAATCATCGATCAAGATCTCTTGAAAGGTTTTTCTCTATGTACTGCTTTACGTGAGATCTTCGCAGTAGGTCATGGTTATTATGACGAACACACTTCAAAATTAATTACTGATCTGACAATAGAAGGTATTATGACAGTACCTTGCGCCATTACATTAGAACCTTTTGATATTGAATTTTCGATACCAGTTGGTGATGTGTTTAGCTTCGAGAAACTCGAAGATGACGAAGTAGGTATTGAAATTGAAGGTGAAGAGCTTGATCTTGATCCATATTTATTGGATTCTATCTTAGCTGCAGTTCCCCTAAAGGCAATCCATCCGGATCTTAAGGAATATCCAGAGGGAGAAGGCTGGCAGGTTATGACTGAAGAAGATTATACAAAAGAGAAGAGTCAAGAGATTGATCCTAGACTTGCAAAACTAAAAGACTTTAAGTTTGATTAA
- the rpmF gene encoding 50S ribosomal protein L32 — translation MAVPKRRTSKARKNKRRTHYKLPNVTLAKDPQTGEWKLPHRANRDEVK, via the coding sequence ATGGCAGTTCCAAAAAGACGCACATCTAAAGCAAGAAAAAACAAACGTCGTACACATTATAAATTACCTAATGTGACATTAGCTAAAGATCCTCAAACTGGGGAGTGGAAATTACCACACCGTGCAAATCGCGACGAGGTTAAATAA